Below is a genomic region from Verrucomicrobiota bacterium.
GATTTTTCGACGCCCTTGGTGGTGTATTGCTGCCGGGGAGAGCGGGGCGCATCGGCCGCCGAAGATCTCCTCAAAATGGGTTATCAGAACGTGCGCTCGCTTAAGGGCGGACTGCAGAACTGGCTGGAATCGGGTGGGACCGTCGAGATCTCCAACGGGTTTCAGAGCACTCGCCGGGTACGGGCTTGGTGGCCGGTGCGGATACGTTGGAAGTGGGCTTCGATCCCTCGCTTATCGCGCTGGGCGACATCGTGCAGGCTCGGGCGACAATTCTGACGGTCCATGGCCTGACTTGACGGAAGCGTTGCCGGTGAAACCATCTCCGTTTCTAAACATTGTTCTTCCGCCGGCTTTTCCGGCTCTGCGTGCGGGACGTGGCGCCGGGCACCGTCGCGGATGTGGTTGTCGCCCTGGCGAATTCAGACCCGCATGGCGCGCCTTTTTTTCCGTTGTTAGTCTAGTAAACCAGTAGGTTAAGTCAGTCGGTTGCGGGTCGTTCCGGGTTTAATCGGAACGTCAGGCGCGTGCGGGTCACCTGGTGGATGCGGCCGGTCGCCGCTCCCATCAGGCGAGACCCTGCGCGGCTGTTCCACGCAGCCCCGTCGCGAGTTCAAACAAGTCATGAAACGTTTCCTAATATCGGCTGCGGCAATCCTGCCGTTCTATTTCGTAAACCCTGCGCACGCGCAGGACTCGGGGGTGGGCGTCACCGTCCAGCCGCCAAGTATCACGGTCATCCTTCAGAACGGCCAAAGGCTGGCCGACGGGTTGATTTTTGTTGCGCCCAAAGCTGCGGGCCTCGCCGGCGGCACGGCGCCGGGTCCTCAGGGGCCCGAGATCGTGGACAACCAGGGCCGTCCCGTCTGGTTCCTACCCATCACCAACGGCCAGGCAGCAGCCGATTTCCGTGTCCAACGCTACCGTGGTCAACCGGTACTCACCTGGGCCCAGCAAGCGGGCTTTGGCGGGCTCGCCCAGGGCGAGTCGGCCGACTACATCCTTGATCGTTCCTACCGCGTGGTGGCAACTGTGCACGCCGGCAACGGGCTTGACGCCGATGCCCACGAATTCTTGCTCACACCCCAAGACACCGCCCTCATCACGATCTACAACACCGTGCAGCGAGATTTATCCTCCGTCGGCGGTGCCGGCAACGGCCAGGTCATCGATGGGGTCGTCCAGGAGATTGACGTCGCGACCGGAAACGTGCTCTTTGAATGGCACAGCCTTGATCACATCGGGCTCGATGAAAGCTACCAGCCGTTGCCTTCCCCGGCAACCGCGCCCTGGGACTTCTTCCACATCAACGCGGTCAGCCCCGATAAGGACGGGAACCTGCTCCTCTCCGCGCGGCACACGTCGACAATCTACAAAGTTGACCGGCGTACCGGCCGCGTGATCTGGCGGCTCGGCGGCAAAAAGAGCGACTTTGATCTCGGCCCGGGCGTACGGTTCTGGTATCAGCATAACCCCATCATAGCCGGGCCTGACACGGTTCGGATCTTCGACAACGAGTCGAACGGTACGCCGGTCCTGCCGTATTCGCGCGTCATCTGGGTGCGGCGTAACCCGTTTTTGAAAACGGCGACCCTCATCCGCTCGCTGCAACACCCACAAGGGTTGTCCGCGCCGTCGCAAGGCGGCTCGCAAGCGCTGGAGAACGGCGATACCTTTGTCGGCTGGGGCGCAGTCGGGCGTTTCTCGGAGTTCGATCCTAATGGCCAGCTGATCTTCGATGCAAGCGTGCCAAGCGGCTACGACACCTACCGGGCATATCGCTTCGTCTGGCACGCCGAACCGTGCACGGACCCGGTGGCAACGGCGCAGGTACAGAGTAACGGCTCGACGATCGTGCATGCGATCTGGAACGGGGCGACCGAGGTCGCGCGTTGGGACGTCGTCAACGGCTCCGGCCAAGAGGGTGAGGGACATCACCGGCGGGTGGTTGCCTCCGTGGCTTGGAACGGGCTCGACACGACGATTCCCGTCGATGAATCCCTGACGTCGGTCCTGGTTATCGCGAGGGACCGTGCCGGGCGCGAAATCGGCCGGTCACCATTGGCGGCGGTCAGCCGGTGACCTGGTGATCCGGCAGGTCTGACGGCAGCGCCCCCGATTTATCCCGCTGGGCGCTTTGGGCCGAAAGGCGGACCTGTCCCCATTGGAGGGTCTGTCCCCGTTGCGAGGGTCTGTCCCCATTGTGAGGACCTGTCCCCGTTGCGGGGGTCTGTCCCCGTTGCGAGGGTCTGTCCCCATTGTGAGGGTCTGTCCCCATTGCGAGGGTCTGCCCCATTGCGATCCTCCGAACGGACCGTGAGCGGTGAACGGCATACGTTTCACCTCAGGCGCGGACTCGGATAAGGCCTGATTCGCCCTGATGCCGGGCCAGCGCCTGGTGGCCTTTTCCTAATTGGTGCCCAGATAACCCAACCGGGTTTCAAGAGTTTCTGAGCCGGACGAAGTTCGCCGGCATGGGCAGGGCAAAGCTAAGGCTGGTCACGGTTTGCGACCTTCAACCAGGGCAACGGATCCGGTTCCACAACGGCCTGCGGGTCACCAACCCGAAGGTGTATGAGGTGGTGCGGTTTCGGCCGCTGGGCAGCCTCGAGCGCGGCTACCTGGAACTTAAAGATCCGCAAACCGACCGCTTGGAACGGGCACCCGACCTGCTTCACGGCCGATTCCGGGTGGAACTGGTTTCATAAGGCCTTGCCGGAGAACGAGCCTGTCCCTGTCTCGAATTTTCTGACGGATGTAAACCTTGGGTAGAACTTAATCGTGAACAGGACCGCTAACCTTCGGGCACAACGATCACGTCAACGCCTGCGGAGCTCAGCGCCTCCTTAAGGTCGGCCGGGGGCTCCTCGTCGGTCACCAGGACCTGGATGCGGTCCAGCGGGGCGATATGGGCAAACGCCCGTTCACCTAATTTGGTGGCATCCGCCAAAACGATCGTCCTACGCGCGGCGGCCATCATGGCCGCGATCATCATGGCTTCTTCGAGCACCGTCGTGGTGAGCCCCTCGCGGACCGTGATGCCTCCCACGCCGATGACGGCCGAGTCAACCGTAATGCTTACCCCCGCCATCAGAACCGGACCTACGGTGACTAATGCATCCCCTTTGTACTGTCCCCCAAGAAGGTAAATGTCACGAACGCATTCGGCCGGTACCACGCCGGGCACGCTGAGGTTATTCGTGACGATCGTCAGGTTGCGGCGGTTCAATTCTGCCGCAAACAACCTCGTCGTGGACCCCCCATTTATCAGCAGGGTTTCGCCGTCTTTGATCAGCGTGCTCGCTGCTTTTGCGATGCGTTTTTTTGCGGTAACCTGGCGCCCAACGCGCTGATTGAAGGTCGAGTCGCGATGAACAAGGTTTTCGAACGCCACCGCGCCGCCGTGCGTCCGCTCAAGTAACCCTTGGGCCGCCAAGTGGTCAAGGTCGCGACGGATGGTGTCGCCCGAAACCTCGAAACGCTCGGCCAGTTCATTCACGCTCATCGGTCCACGGGCACGCAGGAGGCGCAAAACCTCGATTTGGCGTTTGGCCGGCAAGGTACCGTCGCGGCTGGAAAGGTCGAAGGCATCCATTGAGAGTTCAGCTCGGTAACCGCCAAATTATGCGGAATTAATCGAAAAACAATCCTTGACGATGCGGATCTTCGCGATAGCAGTGCAAATATATGCAAGAATCGGAACCCCCAGACCGCAATTTTCAGCAGGATGGCGCCGGCCTCTGCAGTCCGCAACCCGGTGAATATTCCTCCGCCGCAATCGTTTCGGGCGATAGTCATCAAGCGCCGGGTATTGCCAGGCGAAATTTCCTTAAGCGGGCCGGCCTGGCCCTCGCCGGCGCCACGGTGGCTTCCTCGCTGTTACCTGCCCGGCGCGCACGGGCGGCAGGGGGCAACCCGACCGAAATTACGTTTGCGAGCGCCAAGTTTTACGGAAAACAAACCATTGCGGAGGTCGTCGAGGCCTACAATGCCGCGCAAAGCAAGGTCCACGTGACCTACAAGGAGCTTCCGCCCCCGAGCTCTTCAACGGAAGTGCACCAAGGGCTCGTGCAGCAGCTGGCCCGCCGGAACGGTACCCCGGACGTTTTCACGCAGGATATTATCTGGATCGCGGAATTTGCGGCGGCCAAATGGGCCCTGCCCTTGGACGAATATTTCGGCACTGAGGTAACGAAGGACTACTTCCCGGGGATCATTCAGGGCTGCACCTGGCAGGGCAAGCTCACGGCCCTTCCCTGGTTCGTCGATTCGGGGATGTTGTATTACCGCAAAGACCTTCTCGAGGGACCCGGCGCCAAGGTTCCCGAGAGTTGGGATGAGCTCATCGACAGCTCAAAAAAGCTGATGGGCGCGGGTAAGGCGAAATTCGGTTTTCTTTGGCAGGGTAAACAGGCCGAAGTGCTGGTTTGCGACTTGGTGTCGTTCATCGGCTCAAACGGGGGCTCGATCCTTCAGCCCGACGGCACCACGGTGGCCATTGCCGATGAGCCTGCAATTGAGGCGGTGCAAATGATGCACGACTTTATCCGGAAGTATCAGATCACCCCGGAAGACGTCCTGAGTTGGGACGAAGAACCGTCCCGGCGGCCGTTTACCTCCGGCGAGGCGGCGTTTTTGCGTAATTGGTCCTACGTCTGGAAGGTTGCGCAAACCCCTGCAGATTCGAGCGTAGTCGACAAGGTGGGGGTCTCGCCGTTGCCGCATTTTCCGAATAAACAGAGCGCGGCATGCCTCGGCGGTTACCAGTACGGCGTTAACGCGTCCACCAAGAATCGTGAAGCGGCGGTCGATTTCGTGCGCTGGATGTCCTCGCCGGAGACGCAACTGCGCTTCGCTACCCAGCTCGGGCTTTGCCCCACGCGCGCTGCGGTCTTCGAACATCCCCAAATCGCGCAGGAACAACCCTTCATGCAGCCGCTCAAGTCGGTGTTTGTCGGGGCGATCCCGCGACCGGTTACGCCGAAGTACCCGCAGGTCACGCTGATTCTGCAATCTGAAGTATCCCGGGCCCTGGCCGGCGGGAACGTCAAGGCGGCCCTGCAGAGTGCCAAGGAAAAAATCCAAAACATCGTGAAAGCTTAATAAGGGTGGGGTTGTGGCGATCATGGAAGTTCAGGGCCGGCCTCTCCTGCTCGGCACGAAGAAGGTCCGGGTTGGAGGCTGGCACCCGGGGCCGCTGCTCCTGTTGGCACCGGCGCTTGTCTCAATCGGAGCGGTTTCGGTCTACCCGGTGCTGCTCGGCCTTTGGCTCTCGTTTCGCGACACCACGCTGGCCTCGCCAACTGACGCGTTCATCGGGTTAGCCAATTACCGGCAGCTCCTGGCGGACGGGCAATTTTGGAATGCCTGGACGCATACCCTCGAGTTCACGGCCGCTTCGACGCTGCTGGAAACTGCGCTGGGCTTGATGATCGCCCTGGTGCTTTCTGAATCGTTTCGGGGCCGCGGCATCGTCCGCGCGGCGATGCTGGTCCCCTGGGCCATTCCCACCGTTGTCACGTCGAAGATGTTCGGCTGGTTATTCGACGGCCAAAACGGGGTCGTGAATTACCTGCTTCGAACCGTGGGGTTGATTCAGCACAACGTCGACTGGTATGGCTCCACCAGTTCGGCCCTTTGGACCATCGTGGTGGCTGATGTTTGGAAGACCACCCCCTTTATGGGGTTGCTCCTTCTGGCCGGCCTTCAAACGATCCCGCATTCCCTGACCGAAGCGTCCATCATCGATGGGGCGAATCCCTGGCAGCAGTTCTGGCATGTGAGACTTCCGTTACTGGCCCCGACCCTGTTGATCGCGGCCATGTTCCGGGCGCTCGACGCATTTCGCATCTTCGACCTGGTCTACGTCTTGACGGGCGGCGGGCCGGCGGATTCGACCGAGGTGCTCTCCACCCTCACGTACAAAAACCTCTTTTCGGCGCTTCAGTTCGGCTACGGGTCCGCCTTGTCGACCTTGATGTTCATCACTGAGATCGGCATCGCTGTCATTTTCGGCGCAGTCCTGCGCCGCAAGATGCGAGAGGTGGGCCAATGAGGGGCGCCGGCGTCCAGTCCCAAAAGTCGCGGCGGACCGTCATCGTTCTGCCGCCCGGCCGCGTGCTCCTTTACGCCTGCGCGGCCTTCGTCGTGATCTGGTCGGTCGGCCCCTTTTTATGGCAAATGTCGACCTCGCTGCAACTGGACCGGGAGTTGGTGAGCGGCCGCCCGAAGCTGATACCTGACCCACTCACCTTCGAGCACTTCATCAACATTTTTACCGGCAAGAGTTTCCATCGCTACCTTATCAATTCTGTTGTCGTCGCGTTTAGCACCACCTTCCTCTGCCTGCTGTTTGGGTCGGTGGCGGCCTACGCCCTCGCCCGGCTCGACCTTCGCGGACGGTTCGGCTTTCTGGCGTTCATTCTGGCGGTGTCGATGTTTCCGCAGATCGCGATCGTAGCGCCCTTGTACGTGCTGATGTCTGACCTGGGCTGGCTGGATACGTATCGGGTGCTGATCGTGGTCTACCTGGCATTAGGATTACCCCTCGTTATCTGGGTGTTGTTCGGCTACTTCCGGTCGATCCCGCTCACCATCGACGAAGCCGCCCGCATCGATGGAGCCAAGCCATTACGAATCTTTTTCCAGATTATCCTGCCGATGTCCCTGCCGGCCGTGGTCACCACCGGGCTGCTCTGTTTCATCGCCGCGTGGAATGAATTCATGTTTGCCCTCGCGTTCACCTCGGATATCAACCACCAAACGGTGCCGGTGGGCATCGCCAACTTTACCGGCCTTCATTACGTGCCATGGGGCGACATTGCGGCCGCCTCCGTGGTGGTAACGCTTCCGTTGGTGCTGTTGGTTCTGGCCTTCGAGCGGCACATCATCAGCGGCCTGACCGGAGGCGCCGTCAAGGAGTGAACGCGATGGATTGGCGCAAACGGTATCATGACCTGCTGGACCGCCTGCCGATCCACGTCCGGGATGCGCGGCCGGTCCTTTGCGGCTTATCGACTTTCGTGGATGGCTACGTGCGTCTGCATGAGGCGCAGCCGCTGCTAGAAGCGGTGGACGGCACGCCGGAAGCTGCGTTGGCCGGGGAACTGTTCAAGCGGGCAGCCGCCGGCATCGGCGGCGAGTTCCACCTGGACTGGCCGCAAGGCGGTGACTGGGTGGAAAAACACCTCAAGGTGACAAGTTGGGGTTTGGGAGGCACCGGGGCGCAAGCCGCTCAGACGCTCGCCCTCTTGGGGGCGCCCGCCCTGATCAGTTTGCAAGACCGTAGCGAGCGGCAGTTGTCGGTGATTCATCCCGACGTTCAGGTCGCGACCCCTGGCGGGGTGATCCGGCGCGCGGAACTTCAGGCAGTCCCGGGAGACAAACCGGCCCATTACATTTTTGAATTCACGGCGGGCGTGAGGTTTGGATCCGCCACGCCGCTGCGCTCAAGCCGCACGATTGTGCGCTTCGGGAACGAGCGGTTGGACGACGACCCGGATTTCTATCGGGAAAGCGTCGCAGCGGCGGCGCGTGCGGGGGCCGGCATCCTCTCCGGCTTCAACGAGCTGGCAGAGAACGAGCTCAAGGGGGCGCTCGAGCAGACAGTGGCGCTGGTCCAAAACTGGAGGCGTCGCGGCGTTCACCTGGTTCATCTGGAACTCGGCGATTGCGCGAGCGCGCGGAGCAGGGACGTGATCCTGGAAACGCTGGCGGGCGTGATCACCTCTTTAGGCATGAGTCAGGCAGAGCTCCGCGGCTTTCGCGCCGAGCCGGGCGATATCGTCGATCAAGCCTGCCAACTCAGCAAAGCCTTCGATCTGCCACGGCTCTGCATCCACGCCGACGCTTGGGCTTTGACCTTGACCAAAGGCGAACCGAGCCGCGAGCTGGAGGCGCTCCTGTGCGGGTGCCTGCTCGCCGCCAGCCGGGCCGAAAAGGGCCGCCCGTGCCGGCCGTCCGGCCTGCCTGGCCAAGCGGAGTTTCATGAACCGCCGTACGGTCCCGTGAGCGAACGCGGTGGCCGATCCGTTGTGTGTTGCGCGACCCCTTACCTGCAACGACCGGCCGCGACGATCGGTTTGGGCGACACCTTTCTGGCCGGAACCCTGCTGGTTCTCGGCCAGTCAGGGACGGCCTAACCAAGGGCGCGCGCCACTCACTGACTCACCTTTGCCTATCGGTAACCAAATCATTTATGAGTACCCAACCAAACGCCATTGACCCCGGAAAAATGCGCAGTTTCCAACGGGTGACCACCCCAGATGGCTTCTTCCTCATCTGCGCGCTGGATCACCTGTCGGATTTCCAGGACCTGCTCGATCCCGACCCTAAGACCGTGGATTACCAAAGGACAGGGGAGGCGAAGGCCGGCTTGATCCGCGCGTTAGCCCCGGAATGCAGCGCCTTTCTGTTGGACGCCCGGTTTGGGCTGGCGCACGCCGTTGCTTCGCGCGCGCTGCCCGGCCCGGTGGGGCTCATGGCGAGCATCGAAGACGAAGATTACAAACCGTCGACGGTTACGCGCAAAACCCGGTTCCGCGAGCATTGGGGCCTCAGACAGATGAAGCTTCTGGGCGTCGATGTGTGCAAGCTGCTCTGGTTTTACCGGCCCGACAGCGACGTGGCCGAGCACCAGCGCGACGTGATTCGCACGCTGGTGCGCGAGTGCGCGGAGCTCTCGCTGCCGCTGGTCGTCGAACCGATCTGGTACCCCCTGGAGGGAGAAGACCCAAAAAGCGAGGCATGGAAACGGCGCCGCGTTCAGGGCATTGTGGAAGGAGCGCACGAGGTCGGCGCTTTAGGGGTCGACATGCTTAAGGTGGAGTTCCCGGGCTACGTCGAAACCGAAGCAGGTAAAGCCAGCGCGCTGGAGGCGTGCCGGCGATTAAGCGAGGGGTTGAACGTACCGTGGGTCATCCTTTCGGCTGGGGTCGGCTATGAGCATTTCAAGACCCAGGTAGAAATTGCGTGCCGGGCGGGCGCCTCGGGTTTCCTGGCGGGCCGATCCATCTGGCGGGACGCCGCGGCCACCCATAACCCGAACCAGCGAGAAGCGGCTGCGAAAGAAGCGGCGCACCGTCTGGCGGAACTCGGCACCGTGACCCGCCGGCACGGCAAGCCGTTCACCCCGAAATTGGAGGGTGAAGAGTTGGTCCGCGCCTTTCCTGAGTTTTGGTACGCAAACTGGCACCCTTATTGAGCTTTAACAAATGCGATCATCGAAAAATTCCGAGGAAAAATTAGCATGATCTTATCGATTAAGTCTCAATAGAATTCAGGGCGAATTGCGGGCCACTTTTTTGGGGCGTAGAAGACCAGATTTCTGAAAGGTTTGGATTTGTTTGCAGGCAGTTTCGAACGAGGGTTCAGCTAACGTCTTGAGAAATAACGAGCTGGGGCAACGTGGAAAGGTGTCGAACCCACAAAGGCGTAGTTTTCTTAAAGTCGGCCTTTTTCCTGATCAAAAAATCCCCTTTTATTGGGAAATTTCCTGTTTAATGGGATTTTCTTATTCGAGAAAATGCTTCACTTTAGGAAAATACCGTCTCACGAGGAATTTTACGGCCGTTTAAAAGCTGGACGGTTAGACTTTCCACCCCTGAAGTTCCGGCTTGTCGCGGGAGAAGCTGGCGACGCCAACACCCGGATCGACGCCGTTGTGCAAGCGGAGTGGGGAACTCAACGCGCCTCGTTCGCCTTAGAGTACAAAGCCGTTTTCACCCCCAAGGTGCTCCGAGAAGCCATTGCTACAGCAAAAGCGTATGTCGCTACCACGGATCTGAAGCCGCTCGTGGTCGTTCCCTTTTTGAGCGAAGAGCGCCTGAAAGAGCTTGAGCAGGAAGCCGTCAGCGGCATCGACCTGTGCGGTAACGGGTTCGTGGTGGTGCCTCACCAATTTGCCGTTTACCGGTCCGGCGCACCCAACCGTTTCCCCAGTTCAGCACCGATCAAGAACATTTACCAAAAGAACAGCTCCATCGTTTGCCGCGTCTTCCTCGCCAAACCGCGCTATGGGGCTGTCACAGCCATCCTGACCGAAATTGAACGCAGAAGCTCCCCGAAGCAACCCACGATCGGCTTAGCCACCGTATCAAAGGTGCTAAA
It encodes:
- a CDS encoding arylsulfotransferase family protein; this encodes MKRFLISAAAILPFYFVNPAHAQDSGVGVTVQPPSITVILQNGQRLADGLIFVAPKAAGLAGGTAPGPQGPEIVDNQGRPVWFLPITNGQAAADFRVQRYRGQPVLTWAQQAGFGGLAQGESADYILDRSYRVVATVHAGNGLDADAHEFLLTPQDTALITIYNTVQRDLSSVGGAGNGQVIDGVVQEIDVATGNVLFEWHSLDHIGLDESYQPLPSPATAPWDFFHINAVSPDKDGNLLLSARHTSTIYKVDRRTGRVIWRLGGKKSDFDLGPGVRFWYQHNPIIAGPDTVRIFDNESNGTPVLPYSRVIWVRRNPFLKTATLIRSLQHPQGLSAPSQGGSQALENGDTFVGWGAVGRFSEFDPNGQLIFDASVPSGYDTYRAYRFVWHAEPCTDPVATAQVQSNGSTIVHAIWNGATEVARWDVVNGSGQEGEGHHRRVVASVAWNGLDTTIPVDESLTSVLVIARDRAGREIGRSPLAAVSR
- a CDS encoding DeoR/GlpR transcriptional regulator is translated as MDAFDLSSRDGTLPAKRQIEVLRLLRARGPMSVNELAERFEVSGDTIRRDLDHLAAQGLLERTHGGAVAFENLVHRDSTFNQRVGRQVTAKKRIAKAASTLIKDGETLLINGGSTTRLFAAELNRRNLTIVTNNLSVPGVVPAECVRDIYLLGGQYKGDALVTVGPVLMAGVSITVDSAVIGVGGITVREGLTTTVLEEAMMIAAMMAAARRTIVLADATKLGERAFAHIAPLDRIQVLVTDEEPPADLKEALSSAGVDVIVVPEG
- a CDS encoding ABC transporter substrate-binding protein — encoded protein: MQESEPPDRNFQQDGAGLCSPQPGEYSSAAIVSGDSHQAPGIARRNFLKRAGLALAGATVASSLLPARRARAAGGNPTEITFASAKFYGKQTIAEVVEAYNAAQSKVHVTYKELPPPSSSTEVHQGLVQQLARRNGTPDVFTQDIIWIAEFAAAKWALPLDEYFGTEVTKDYFPGIIQGCTWQGKLTALPWFVDSGMLYYRKDLLEGPGAKVPESWDELIDSSKKLMGAGKAKFGFLWQGKQAEVLVCDLVSFIGSNGGSILQPDGTTVAIADEPAIEAVQMMHDFIRKYQITPEDVLSWDEEPSRRPFTSGEAAFLRNWSYVWKVAQTPADSSVVDKVGVSPLPHFPNKQSAACLGGYQYGVNASTKNREAAVDFVRWMSSPETQLRFATQLGLCPTRAAVFEHPQIAQEQPFMQPLKSVFVGAIPRPVTPKYPQVTLILQSEVSRALAGGNVKAALQSAKEKIQNIVKA
- a CDS encoding sugar ABC transporter permease; its protein translation is MEVQGRPLLLGTKKVRVGGWHPGPLLLLAPALVSIGAVSVYPVLLGLWLSFRDTTLASPTDAFIGLANYRQLLADGQFWNAWTHTLEFTAASTLLETALGLMIALVLSESFRGRGIVRAAMLVPWAIPTVVTSKMFGWLFDGQNGVVNYLLRTVGLIQHNVDWYGSTSSALWTIVVADVWKTTPFMGLLLLAGLQTIPHSLTEASIIDGANPWQQFWHVRLPLLAPTLLIAAMFRALDAFRIFDLVYVLTGGGPADSTEVLSTLTYKNLFSALQFGYGSALSTLMFITEIGIAVIFGAVLRRKMREVGQ
- a CDS encoding carbohydrate ABC transporter permease — its product is MRGAGVQSQKSRRTVIVLPPGRVLLYACAAFVVIWSVGPFLWQMSTSLQLDRELVSGRPKLIPDPLTFEHFINIFTGKSFHRYLINSVVVAFSTTFLCLLFGSVAAYALARLDLRGRFGFLAFILAVSMFPQIAIVAPLYVLMSDLGWLDTYRVLIVVYLALGLPLVIWVLFGYFRSIPLTIDEAARIDGAKPLRIFFQIILPMSLPAVVTTGLLCFIAAWNEFMFALAFTSDINHQTVPVGIANFTGLHYVPWGDIAAASVVVTLPLVLLVLAFERHIISGLTGGAVKE
- a CDS encoding 6-phosphofructokinase, whose amino-acid sequence is MDWRKRYHDLLDRLPIHVRDARPVLCGLSTFVDGYVRLHEAQPLLEAVDGTPEAALAGELFKRAAAGIGGEFHLDWPQGGDWVEKHLKVTSWGLGGTGAQAAQTLALLGAPALISLQDRSERQLSVIHPDVQVATPGGVIRRAELQAVPGDKPAHYIFEFTAGVRFGSATPLRSSRTIVRFGNERLDDDPDFYRESVAAAARAGAGILSGFNELAENELKGALEQTVALVQNWRRRGVHLVHLELGDCASARSRDVILETLAGVITSLGMSQAELRGFRAEPGDIVDQACQLSKAFDLPRLCIHADAWALTLTKGEPSRELEALLCGCLLAASRAEKGRPCRPSGLPGQAEFHEPPYGPVSERGGRSVVCCATPYLQRPAATIGLGDTFLAGTLLVLGQSGTA
- a CDS encoding tagatose 1,6-diphosphate aldolase, yielding MSTQPNAIDPGKMRSFQRVTTPDGFFLICALDHLSDFQDLLDPDPKTVDYQRTGEAKAGLIRALAPECSAFLLDARFGLAHAVASRALPGPVGLMASIEDEDYKPSTVTRKTRFREHWGLRQMKLLGVDVCKLLWFYRPDSDVAEHQRDVIRTLVRECAELSLPLVVEPIWYPLEGEDPKSEAWKRRRVQGIVEGAHEVGALGVDMLKVEFPGYVETEAGKASALEACRRLSEGLNVPWVILSAGVGYEHFKTQVEIACRAGASGFLAGRSIWRDAAATHNPNQREAAAKEAAHRLAELGTVTRRHGKPFTPKLEGEELVRAFPEFWYANWHPY